gaaaaaacctgtttttcataataggtcccctttaaaggagctgtatgtaagagcaataataaaacgaatcataaaatgaccccgatatgtcaacagacatttaaaaatcatgttcatttcaaatatttatgtcactgacaacagcactcaagccaggatattccagtttaaaaagaggagttgcagccctcaactgatgtttatgttgtcattttttgttttggcctgaagctccaccctccacctatctcccaatcaccaagtcagtattgtttctgaagctccaccctccacctatctcccaatcatcaagtcagtattgtttctgaagctccaccctccacctatctcccaatcaccaagtcagtaatgtttctgaagctccaccctccacctatctcccaatcaccaagtcagtattgtttctgaagctccaccctccacctatctcccaatcaccaagtcagtattgtttctgaagctccaccctccacctatctcccaatcaccaagtcagtattgtttctgaagctccaccctccacctatctcccaatcaccaagtcagtattgtttctgaagctccaccctccacctatctcccaatcaccaagtcagtaatgtttctgaagctccaccctccacctatctcccaatcaccaagtcagtattgtttctgaagctccaccctccacctatctcccaatcaccaagtcagtattgtttctgaagctccaccctccacctatctcccaatcaccaagtcagtattgtttctgaagctccaccctccacctatctcccaatcaccaagtcagtattgtttctgaagctccaccctccacctatctcccaatcaccaagtcagtattgtttccgcatccgggttgccagctcggctctaattattgcagccatggcagcctacgttcctgctgcattctgcagcctacctggcaacctctggtcggggggaagagggggagggtacacgccgctcaacaatatttggaaagtgactgcagtaccagttttggacatttcttacagacggctcctttaagtttggTTGCAGTTCACACTGACCCCGGCGAGGTCTCCGGTAGCCCAGACACCGAGGACAAGAATGGACTGATGTGAGATTCCTGTTCCCAGATAACCTTCTATAGAGGTTAAGGCACTAGAAAGCAGTTATCCTGCTCTGTCTCTCAGTTtcacagaagagtattagggccatgcaggtgagaaaatatttgagaggggaagatttttttttagtccAAATTGAatgaaagttgaaatttcgagaataaagtcaaaatttcaactttattcacgaaattttgacttttttcttcctcctctaaaatatatatatttttttctcctgccctaatactcttctgtacagtttaatactgttttgtgtgtgtgtgtttttttaatagctgctgttttttttttaaacttttgacACAATTTTATCGAGGACCAGGACATGAAAACTGGAAAGTTACTGATACAACAAGAACGTTGAAATCATATGTGCTTCCAATTTAAAAAGGTTAGATGACAAAACCAGTTAACAAGTGCTTTCAGTACAGCTTTTGAAATTGATCTTGTAATTTGATATCTACTCAAGTATAAACTATTACATTGTAATAAAAATAGATAATGGGtcaaaatattttcaattttcCACGAATGCAACGAATTGCAATAAAGATGCAATAAAGATGCTATAAATATGCGATATGACTATATTCTACATCAAATCTTACTTGTTTAGACTTTAATCTTGATATTAAAATGTGGTTTACGTGGAAACAATGAACACATGATATCTAAAGTTTGCCAGGAAAAGCAGGTTTGCTGATGTCTCTAAGAAAAGGATTAAAGGACAGGTTCACCGCTGTTTTAATATAAAGCACATTCATCTGAAAATATTTCTAAAATAGTGACCATTTAAGGCTTGCCTCATAAATACGACTTTAATGTGAGGGCGGAGAAAAGTGTGTAGGAATCAATGCCAACATGCCAATGTTCAACTCAAGTGCAGATACATTTAAGGGTTTAAGTCTAAAAGAGCTGGATTCAACAGACCCGTGTGAATCACAAGCATCTGTATCGGTTTAGAACAGACTCAAATGAAATCAAAGGTGAAACTTCTCTTTTCCACACATTAAACCCTACAGGACGGCCTCCACCACTACAGCACATCCCATAATACCCACCAAGGAACATCCCTGTTCAATGGCTGAAATGGAGGGAACAATTTTTATTAAACCCTTTTTGCTCCCCAAAACATCCACTAATTAGTCAGTTAATCATTTAAAACAGGCAATTAAAAAACCCTTCCCACTTAACCTGTAGGATTATTCCTCCTCCGTTCAGGGCAGTTTGGTCATTTACACAGAAAAGCACACATTCTTTTCAAGAATTCCCTGCCCAGTCACAAACATCACACCTATACGAACATTAAGCATATACAAAAGGACCATAACACAACAATGTCAAAGACTGCCTATATAAAGGCCTAAAATTACCTTCAGACCAATCACAATATTGTATGAACTTAAAATGCACATGCAAACTGAGACCTTAAGGAAATATGTGGAAAATGTACTATATATGTTGTTGTAAAGTCTATCCAGTGTGacattggtgataaatttgcttTTGTCATCACAGAAATATGAAACTACCATATTCTAgcttcagccaatcagaatccagccCCACACTCAAAGATTTTTGGTTGTCATTACATGTCTATGTCATGTTTGACTTTACTGGTAAGTTTGTTTCACAAATGAGATTTTAATCAACTAAGTACACCTACAACTTACGTGGTATTTTGTGTTCTGCTGCAAGCTTTGCTGTTCTCtattgtttaaattgtgtttttgtattttggttGTTGTACGGCGAgcttgagtgccatgaaaggcgcctaacaaatgaaatgtattattattattattatacttattattattattattatttgttattattattattattattattattattattattattattattattattattattattagacgtattattattatggttattactattattagacgtattattattattatacttattattattattttattattattaatttgtattattattttttattattatcatcattattattgttatcattattattattattattattattattattattattattattattattattattattattattattattattattatattccaGGGTGCAACATATTCCTCCACATTGGTATGAATGATGTTTGTTTGACAGACGCGGATTGTAGGTGAGTCTGAGGAGAACTGGATTTACCCGCCACACGCTTTAAACTCCCATCACATCACAACTTGAAATGTTTAGGACACTCTAGAGGAAAACATGAACTATAATCACAAACTAAATGGCATTGCTCTGCAAAGCCCTAATACATGTGGAGATGTTAAAAAGTGTTCAGCTCAGCTTACCCTCCAGTCTCGGCTCCGGAATCCACGCAGTCATCTTCCGTTGAGGTTTTCATGTCCATCTCTAACTATTCTGTTACCGCATTGTCTCCAAGTCCCGACCACTACAACTTTACTGGGCATTTAAAGCAGCAGCGGCGGAGCGGTTAACGGAGCGGAGCGGGATCTGACTGGAGTCCTCTACTCTAGTTCTGACTGGAGCTGCGGTCCGAGTCCAGCACAGGACACTGATGCTGCCTTCACGGACCCTCGGAAACCTGAGCTCTACACGTCTGGCAAAGCAGCCTTCTGTCTAAACAACCgacaatacaatgaaataactgactaaagtaataataaatattaattcACTAAAAAGTGTCTAACTaaaatcagacattgcttttgaattgttgTTCAACAGAATCGGTTGAATTTGTTGTACTATGTTACGTAAAATGTTGGTACATAAGTTGATCCCCTCTGAAAGTATTCATGGATTGTTTCAGTCAAATGAACTGAAGTCTAATTTGAAGTGAACGAACTatcagcgccctctgctggacaAAGAGCAGGCTGACAACTCAAACTACTGGTGGGAGACGCAATGAAGCCATTCATTTGCTGAATCTTACAGTTCGTGTACATTTTGAGTAATTTAGGAATCGATATGAGTATAATAATGATAGATTTTacttataaagcacttttcattcaGAGTGCTTACAAGATTAAAacgagtacaaaaaaaaaatatcaataaataCCAATCAAAGTCAATAAAATTAAGAAATTTAAAAACTCAGAAAAGGAGAAGCGGCGAAAAACATGCCAGCATCCTCTCCTCTCTACTCTACTTAGCAGTGAAAAGCTTTACTGAAtaggaattattattattattattattattattattattattattattattattattattattattattattattattattattagtagtagtagtagtagtagaattaattattattaataggaCTATGTTGCTAATATCTGAAAGTAAGCCAACACAAAATATTTTATAGATCCCACTAACACTTACTATGTGTTGCAGACATTAAAAAAAGGGTACTTATTAAGttatatcttattttcacagcCTGAAGCTCCAAAGGCACtacccaaaataaaacaaaatatagaTTAAACTAGGACGGTTCCAAAAGCCCTGCCcaatataaaaaatacatgaagATTAAACAAACTAACACAATAAACATGGTTAGAAGATTATGTATTCATTTACTTATTGTGCCTTTCCATTATCTTCAGTCTGGACTAAAAGTGAAAGTCTAAATAAAAAGGTCAGTCCAGGGTCAAGTGTGACCTGTTAGTGCATCATTGTAATACCACCGACGGCCAGAGGAGGCCGCTGCAGCACCCCCTGTCACTGGTTCCAACCACACTAACCATCATCCTTCACAAAACATCAGCTTTTCAcgtaaaaactcatctctttggtctggtttttatgtagcatcacattttatagttttattttgtttttaaattttttagaggtatttgttttatttatttatctttttcttgtaatgtttttattattattattatattttattgttgtggactgattattttttagccttaattcttgaactttatcattatttcattttaattaactatattgtatgtcagtgtgtctcccagtttttatttttgtttttattatgcttatttttcagtcaaaatgtcaaagcactttgtatttcatgtacctggatgaaaggtgctatacaaatacaatttgattgattgattgatacatCATTACAAGCTCTAAATCCAACCAAACCGAGTTTCTCCCTCCCATAACACTGCCATGACTCGTTTGTCCCGTCCTCCCACCCGTAGCTTATCTACACCCCCAGGTAACACATTTATGCAAGGCCACAAAACAATTGAACACTTATTATTTTCTTGTTTGGTCACAAAGCTTTTTTGGGATGATGTTTATCGCTGGTTAAATATTGGGATAAAAAACTCTTTGTTTAGCAAGTTTCAGGTCATGATTTATATGGATGGTCTGTCAAAGAAGGTATCCAAGATGGTGAACATAATTCTCATTATGGGAaaatattatatacataaaaataaattgaaaaacagcaaaccctccatagtctgttttagaaatgaaataaaaaatgatataaCATCCATAAAGGTACTATCAGAAGAAAATCAGTCTATAAATGATTTATATGAAACCATGTCAaagtctcttgctctttaagttacaatcttgtgttttttatacgcTTAAgcactttgttgaaatgtcaacccctatgattattttatttttattttattttatctttttttttatcctgttttcttgtcCTGTTACCAATTATAAATACTGTTGTTAAGATGTATACAATGTATCTACACGTAGAAGACAAATGTATAGGTATACATATTTGCGTATGTGTTGTGAGCTTGTAATGTTTCAGAtgctaatgtttcctcaaaggaattttgtaaattgaaatgttaaataaagtttaaaaaaaacaaacttttatgCAAGgcaaatatatatgtattatatgcAAACAAAGTTTTGTAGCTTTTACAATTTGAACACAAGCTTTTAGGGAGaaaaatcattttatttttagcaacaaaaaaaaaaagaaaagaaaaagaaacgcaGGTTGACGTGATGACGTCATATGTGTGCGCCCGCGCGACGCCGCCAAGCGTGCTCTGCTTTCTGTTGGAGACTTGCTGGTGAATTGTCCGTCTGGTCCTGCTGTTTTAGCCTGGTTCTGCCTGGTTCTGCCTGGTTctgcctggttctgctggtttctCCTAGTTCTGCTGGTTGGTTGCGAGCAGACATGGCTGTGACGGAGATGTTCAGCTACATCCAGGGCTTCCTGAGCGCCGACCAGGACGTCAGGGAGGTGAGCAGCtccgtatatatgtctatgagcAGCTCTGGCCCGGTGTGCTGGCGATTATTGCAACCCtttcaaaaaatgctccctaatggtttccTACCTTTGTAAATggtactgtgttttactccctaaaccacttcctttctcCCCAAtgggtccttgtctcttgccaggccgtctttgtaaataagaatgtttttaatgacctgcctggttaaataaaggccaatgactgaatgaatatcaaataaagccatagaattgttttttttctttctatttatCGTATAATCTTCACAAAGTgaaatgcaattcatgtcatgggtcgtgtatttggaaggatcaaatactcaacattaggggtgggacgatacgggtaactcacgattcaatactctggcgatatgtggcccacgataacgataatatcacgatacatgatattcgatatattgtaagacaTTTCATGActgatatatcacgatatatgtgactgaaaaataaaaaatacccataaaaaggaaaacatctgtagttatgcatttattcaatgccaaacttcatacaaagaaagtgcatttgtatagtatagtatatttcctcactgcctcctaggcttgtaaatgtaaacactgtacagatggacaaattaaagtgcatgaacaatagtacTGTGACAACCgcctaaatccattatgtgtgttgtaataaaatcaatatttgccgtcagttatcgattatttattgcgacagagagcgcaacaatatattgcaatatccatATTATCAATATTTCAatggtagcataatttgatagtccagtaacatcctatcaaataatgctcccatcacttaaagggaaagttcgttttttttacaacctggaccttatttctgacattttttatggttgtatactcacccaggcaagtttggtgtcatttggagtctttcggaagatattaggagttttgtgcgagccgcttctccatatagcggtagcgcatgagggcacagcgggacacagacaatgcagcgtctaaataacacatgattgccgcgaaactcgttcatttcttttatgaatcactagatctgcttccaggacctgttgtctacatccggggctgtgtgtgtaacaaataaatcagtttgtaaacaagtcatctgacctgcatgacgtcaccGAATGTAGACAACAGgccctggaagcagatctagtgattcataaaagaaatgaagagtttcgcggcaataatgtgttatttagacgctgcgtcgtctgtgtcccgctgtgccccgttcactaccattatatggagaagcggctcgcacaaaactcctaatatcttccgcaggactccaaatgacaccaaacacctctgggtgagtatacaaccataaaaaatgccagaaataatgtccaggttgtaaaaaaccgaactttccctttaatgcattcaggtaagatactaatcacctcactgccactgcaggagGAATGTCAGCAACTTACACCTCAATGTATCTATTTTGTAATCACTATTTTTggaagaaataaaagtaaagacaAACAAATGAAGTGTCTCAATTTCTCGTTTCAAAACAGTAGATGAACAGAAGGAAAAATCTAACATATTTTTTGCAAAATACCTCCATATTGATATTGCAACAATATTGTAGGGATGACTATTGGTGACTTcacaaaatatttaaacaatTAAATGTTTGATATATAATCATCAGTAATGTGGTTAATATAATGACAAAGTGGGTAAAAGGCAGATAATAGAACAGCTAGAAGAGTCTAAGACTCCCTTAACGGCAGCGTGGACTGAAGGAATTTTGTGAATTAAGTTgaaaatatgagaataaagttgaaattcaacGTGGGGCTGCTGGTGTTTTGCAGGATATCCGTAAGGTGGTCCAGAATCTGGAGCAGACTGCCAGAGAAATACTGACGGTTCTTCAAAGCGTCCACCAGCCGTCTGGATTCAAAGAGAGTGAGTGTTTTTTCCACACTTGACGACTGGTTTTCCAGCAGCGTTGGGCGTCCTCAGACTGAAGTCTCTTCATTTTCAGTTCCCAGTAAATGTGCGAGGGCGCGGGAGTTGTTTGTCACTGTCAAGACGCAAATCGGAGACCTCAAAACCAAATTCCCCGCGGAGCAGTATTACAGGTAGGAACCGCTTTCTTGTCACTAATTGTCGGCCGTCATGAACATTAAACAACTTTGTTTGAAATCTGCAGAAAAatacagaatagaatagactttattgatctcccagaggagaaattcaattgtgcagcagcaaaacacacacacgctcaacggtttatacaaatacacatgaaagtatgacaaggtacaggactgtctcagaaaattagaatattctgataaagtccttttattttctgtaatgcaaaaatgtcatactttcTGGAttgattacaaatcaactgaaatattgcaagccttttattattttaatattgctgatcatggcttacagcttaagaaaactcaaatatcctatctcaaaaaattagaatattctgggaatcttaatcttaaactgtaagccataatcagcaatattaaaataataaaaggcttgcaatatttcagttgatttgtaatgaatccagaatgtatgacttttttttttttaattgcattacagaaaataaataactttatcacaatattctaatgttctgagacagtcctgtataaaaaaagtatatcctaaaaaaaataaaaataaccaataaatagcgaaataattaaaaaaagagcaatataaaatgtagaaaaatgagcAAGGTGCATTAAAATAATTTCTTCCTCGTGTGAAGGTATTcctgttttaaaaacgtgaGCTAGTTACCTGGCTGTGCAGCTTCACTTGTTTTACTTTAATAGCTGATGCTCTCTCAGAAGCTTATTCAGTAAGATCTAACATGTATAAGAGGAACTCCCTCTGTAAGACTGTTCTGTGTTTAAATTGTTTCCTTTTATCCATTCATGTCTGAATTTTGTCATCTTGAACTCACGACAAAATCAGATCAAATACTCAGTGGGTTGTCGCGGTGAAATAAAGCGTTTTCTCTGTTCCACTTTCATCCCTTTTTATCTCCTcatatctctttctttcttcaggttCCATGAGCATTGGCGGTTCGTCCTGCAGCGTCTGACTTTCCTAACAGCCTTTGTGGTTTACCTGGAGAGTGAAGCTCTCGTGACGCGGGAGGAAGTGACGAAGATACTGGGGAGTAGGTACCGCTCATGTGTTGAAGTGCAGCTCTCTGTGGGGAGCTGGGTGTAACTCCTTCCTCTTCCCTCCCTGCAGTCGAGGTGGTGCGGGAGAAGGG
This DNA window, taken from Cololabis saira isolate AMF1-May2022 chromosome 6, fColSai1.1, whole genome shotgun sequence, encodes the following:
- the tsn gene encoding translin; translated protein: MAVTEMFSYIQGFLSADQDVREDIRKVVQNLEQTAREILTVLQSVHQPSGFKEIPSKCARARELFVTVKTQIGDLKTKFPAEQYYRFHEHWRFVLQRLTFLTAFVVYLESEALVTREEVTKILGIEVVREKGFHLDVEDYLSGVLIMASELSRLAVNSVTAGDYTRPLRISNFINELDSGFRLLNLKNDPLRKRYDGLKYDVKKIEEVVYDLSIRGLAAEQEAGGDK